The genomic stretch aataTTTTATACTGCTTAATTTAGGGGAAAAACGCAGTGACATTTATTATCGTGGAAACAAATAATTCagttgtaaatgtaaaaaaataaatGATTCTCGTGTGATACTCTTCAGAATATTAATATTAAGATGGGACGCAGCAAATGTGAGTGTAACAAACCTTGCAGATACCGGTGAATAGGACCTCGTCTCCATCTTCAAGGAAAGTTCTAGATGTCCCGTTCAAAGAAAGGGGATTTTGTCCATTCCATGTTCGCTCCAACAAGCATCCAACAGAATCAGGATCCTACCATAAAATTATCTATTTCAGTTTCTTTGATCAAGTAGGACAACCACTAACAAAATGCCAAAGGACAACCAGAAATTTGGTTGAAATAGTGCTACAAGGCAGGTGAACCAACAACTTACAGGCCCACTAATTGTCCCAGTGCCAAGCAGGTCACCAGGTCTCAAGTTGCAACCATTTACTGTGTGATGAGCAAGTTGCTGCGTCACTGTCCAATACCTGAATCAAAATGTAAGGAAGATGTGTTGGAAGTGCAAGAGTGTTAGCTCCAAGGCAGTACTGTTTTTACTTGGAGAGATACGTTAGTAGCACTGACGCAGGAGAAAGGCAGAGGCTGTAATTGACAAAAACCGTACAGAAGTCGATGAATAACAGCAAACTTAAGTAGCACGAAGCAATGAACTAAGTCATGACCTTTAAATCTTACCACAGAGATAATAGTGATAGCCAAATCATATTCACAGATGTTTCACATATATTGTAACATGGAAAATGTTACTACTCGTTTCATGGAGGAGATCTAGAGCGAATTGTTattttatactccgtatttatcaATATTAGCATCATTTCTTTGAGAAGATGGATACATCGAAGATCAAACTTTCCAGAACAATATGAAACAACTTTTAATAATTTCAAGGCCTTATAAATGGAGCATCGGAGGCAAAAAGAAAAGAGGCAGAGCAAATTCAAAAGTTGATGAGAAATACTCACAAATGTTTAAAGTTACTCTTTGTCACTACACTGGGCTCCAGACCATCAGGTTTAATTTGAACCTTGCATCACGATAAATACTTTCGCTAATTAATTGAATGTTGCATAGCAGAAAAGAGATTGTTTACCAGGGCAGTGTATATCATACTTTAAACAGAtcaagcaaacagaattacacacTACCTCCAATTGTATGTCGAAATTTTTAGATGTCTTCTCAGCTAGATATGGCAGTGGTGAAGGATCCTACAATATTGAGCAGCAAAAGATCAAAAGTGCCAAACAAACTTGAAATTTTGTTACAACGGATATTCCCAATTTTTAAAATGACAAATTGGCAAAACTATCAATCACCTGTTTAGGAGGATCACAGGCAAAAGGCTCCAAAGCATCTAAGGTCACAATCCATGGAGATATAGTCGTACCTAGAAGAAGAAGAAACTGTCTACCATTATATCTTCAGAGTCTGCATTACAACGCTTTTACGAATTTAAGAAAAACTACATATCATCACATACCAAAACTCTTCCCTAGGAAAGGTCCAAGTGGTACATACTCCCAGCCCTGAATATCTCTAGCTGTAGAATGCACAAATAAATTCAAATGTGACTATTAAAGATTATTGAAAGACAAACGAATGTTAAGAATCCAATTAAAATTTGGTACCAAGATTATAAAGAAGTACCACTCCAGTCATTCAATAAAACGAGTCCAAATATGTGATCAGATGCATTATTGACATCAATGGGTGTTCCGAGATCATTTCCTGGACCAACTATAGCTGCCTGAATGATAACAGACAAACCTTACTTGTTAAGCTTGTGAGCCGAAAGAATACAGTCTACATATACTTAGTCAGTTTATGCATCCAAAATGATGGGTTAAAACAACTTATAAACTTGAAGTTGCATTTTGTTGGCATTATAGCATGAACATATGTGCCAAAGGTAGCATAGTTATACCATTTCTAGCTCAAAGTCCAATTTCCTCGAGGGGCCAAAGTACGGTGAAGATTTCCCAGCTGGCGGTGCTTGTCCCCTAGAAAAAGACAAACCACTTTACTGAATTAACCACAATGAGAAGTAAATAAAGCACAGAATGACAGAAATGCAAGATATTCCATTAAGGTATCAGAGACGGTGACTTTAGTAGGAAAATAGGAGCTCAGTTATCATTTGTTTCTTCTACGGTAAGAAAAGCAAAACCAACAGCTACATAACAGCGGGAAGTTCTTAAATACATCCATTTACATTAGCAATACATCATTTCAGCGATCAGTTGTTGATCACGAAGGCGAATAGTAAAACTATAATGTAAACACTACTAACCTTGGTCTCACTATATCAGTTCCTGAGATGACCACAGATGATGCACGCCCATGATATGCAATAGGAAGATGAAACCTGAAATGGTTTTACATTCTCAAGAGAATAATCCAGTCAACATTATTTCTCTAAGGATACGAGAAAAACAGCATACCAGTTGGGATTGATAGGGTTCTCTGGGCCGCGGAATATGAGCCCACAGTTCTTTGCATGATACATGGATGTAAAAAAGTCAGTGTAATCTCCAATGGTCACAGGAACAAGCATCTCCACCTTGCtctatgcaaaacaaatacagaCATTGCGAACATTACATGAGACAAGAACCACCTATTCAACTATAGAATAAAAGCTAGAGGTGAGGATAGTACCATAGGAATTAGTGCTTCCTGCCTCAAACTTACATTATCACGCAAAGTTGATTCTGTATCTATAACCAAGGAACAAAAACCCAATTAGCGTGGTAATATCAGAGCTAGGTCCCTAGGTCCAATCTCATCCTGATGGAGTGGTTTCTGGATGGAGTCTccaattaacatccattgttcATACAACTAACAATTAAATACATCAACTCAAATCAACTAACAAGCGTGTAAGCGGAAGAAAAGACAATGACCATACCAGAAAGCAACTTCTGAATGGTAGCACGCGCTTCCGTCCATGCAGGTCGGCCCATTGACGAAAATTTATTGAGTGTTGGCTGCACGTAAAACAAACTTGCACTTTATACCAAACAGTTTCTCAATGATAATTTCACACGACATACATTTCCAACTACAGTTTCGTATTTTCCAATGCTGGTATTCACAAAGCATGCTTTATGGATGATTGCATGTCATATCTTTTTGACACGTCTTTTGCTCCCTCcatattatatatattatataaaCATAGAGGTAAAAAATATGTCACTTGTGATTAATATTCTCACAATATACACTTAAGGACATTTTCGATGATAATATGATATCAGTTACTATGATTAATAGACTTTTTTAATTTTACAATATACATGTATATATTTAGTGAAATTAATGACCGAACTGGAACAAATTGAGCAGCAAAGTAAAAGGGTTAATCAATAGTGGAATTACGTCGTGCATTATGCAATGATACGCATAGAAGCATATCAATAGCACAATACTAAAACATGATCGAGCACAATGATTCAACATACATTATTTAGACAAAAACAGTTCAAAGCAACTCAAATGCCGTCAATTGCCACCGGGTGGTATCAAAGTATCAGACTCTCCGTAGCACCTCTCACATGCCCTTATATAGAGACCAATAGACCATCACTTTAATGAGGACTAAATGTATGTGACAGGGTGGTAGAGAGACTCCATACCACGAGCCATGAGGTGACGTCATCTCATTTTTCTACTACTAAAGTGAATGATGTATTTTTTTGGTGGTCAGAAAAATAGCTTTGAAGCAGCTAAAATGCTGAAGTAGAGTTCACAAGTCATAAGATTACAGCTAATGTAAAAAATCAATCTCACGGTTcatgcacaaaatctcatttacaACAGTTATAAGCTTACAACAAACTCTATATCACGTAGTTCAGTTAATGTCGTAAACTTGCAACAGTAATAAAAGCAAATTTCTGCAGTCCTATATATCAACTCCTGTAAACATCATGGGTAAACAGTAAACTAATCATATAGAATAAGGGGATTGACAACGGCCAAGGGTAAACTGCCGGTGCCACTCGTTGTGTGAGAGTATTAATTAATCAGTCTATCTAACTTGAGCATGAACAACGAGTTGCAGAGTACTCCGTATATTTCTGAATGGCGTTATGGCCACCCTATAATAAGCCCGAAACTTAATTAGTAAATTAGGAGTAATCCAAAATTCAAATCAACATCTCTAAAAATCAatctccctccgtcccggtcaattgttgtcctttagtTTTGGCATAAAGACCAGGGAAAGAGGAGGGGGCTAGGCGGCCAGCTACCAATTGACAAGTGttacaaattgagtgtgaatgatcaaattgctcatgaagttcattcttaaaatagaaaggacaacaattgacggagacaccctaaaatggaaaaggacaacaaatgaccgggacaagaGGGAGTACAACAGTTACTTCGGCACTTCATATGGACATTTGTATGACACTCCCACGTTCATTATAGACCAAAAACTTGACAATTTTTTCATAAAATAGCAGAGTCCTGACACTTGGTACACACTCGTGTCTGACCGTTCGAAGCGAGTCTGAGTAACATAGATTACAGATTACTGTTACATCAATGCAAATTCATGCAAAATTATACCTAAATCAGCAAATTAAGCTCAATCAAACTAAGcaactaaacaaatgaattattTTACATAAAACTTCTACTAATTCACAAATTAATCAAGATCATTATCATCAAAACAGCTCAATTAATTTCTTTATAGTTACGAATAAGTCAATAAAGATGATCAAAGAGTAAGACCTGGTGAAAGCAATCAGAACCGTTGAGAACCGGACCGGAGAACAAACCAGCGGACGAGATTACAGATAGGTCCAAGACGAAATCGCCGATAGCAACACCGGGTCGAGGAGATGAACCGGATTGAGGTTTGAAAACACCGTAAGGAAGGTTCTGGATAGGGAAGTGAGATTCCGGCGATACTTCAACGAAGGACTTTAATTCCGCCATAATTTTTCGACGGAAAAAGAGAAGACAATTTGGTGAGGAAAGGTAAGTGAGGGAAAATAGTGTCAGAAAAGGATACTACGTCGTACTAGGAATTAAATAGTGGTGA from Silene latifolia isolate original U9 population chromosome 2, ASM4854445v1, whole genome shotgun sequence encodes the following:
- the LOC141642512 gene encoding fumarylacetoacetase, yielding MAELKSFVEVSPESHFPIQNLPYGVFKPQSGSSPRPGVAIGDFVLDLSVISSAGLFSGPVLNGSDCFHQPTLNKFSSMGRPAWTEARATIQKLLSDTESTLRDNVSLRQEALIPMSKVEMLVPVTIGDYTDFFTSMYHAKNCGLIFRGPENPINPNWFHLPIAYHGRASSVVISGTDIVRPRGQAPPAGKSSPYFGPSRKLDFELEMAAIVGPGNDLGTPIDVNNASDHIFGLVLLNDWSARDIQGWEYVPLGPFLGKSFGTTISPWIVTLDALEPFACDPPKQDPSPLPYLAEKTSKNFDIQLEVQIKPDGLEPSVVTKSNFKHLYWTVTQQLAHHTVNGCNLRPGDLLGTGTISGPDPDSVGCLLERTWNGQNPLSLNGTSRTFLEDGDEVLFTGICKGNGYNVGFGTCTGKILPSPAL